Within Citromicrobium bathyomarinum, the genomic segment AGATCGCTCAGGAAATAGAGGCCCGAGCCACCGACATCTTCGATCGTGACATTGCGGCGGAGCGGGGAGTTGAGCTCGTTCCACTTGAGGATGTAGCGGAAATCGCCGATCCCGCTGGCGGCCAGCGTCTTGATCGGCCCCGCGCTGATCGCGTTCACCCGAATGTTGTCCGGCCCCAGATCATTGGCGAGATATTGCACGCTGGTTTCCAGCGCGGCCTTGGCGACGCCCATCACGTTGTAATGCGGGATGACCTTTTCCGCGCCGTAATAGGTGAGCGTCAGGATGCTGCCGCCATCAGGCATCATCGCCGCCGCACGCTTGGCCACCGCGACCAGCGAATAGGCCGAGATGTTCATGGTCATGAGGAAATTGTCGAGGCTGGTGTCGACATATTTGCCGCGCAGCTCGCTCTTGTCCGAAAAGCCGATCGCGTGGACCACGAAATCGAGGCTGTCCCAGTGGCCCTTGAGCGTCTCGAACGCGGTGTCCAGATTGTCCATGTCGCTGACATCGCACGGGAACACGATTTCCGAGCCGAGCTGCTCGGCCAGCGGGCGGACCCGCTTTTCCAGTGCCTCGCCCTGATAGGTGAAAGCCAGCTGCGCGCCCTGCGCGGCGCAGGCCTTGGCGATGCCCCAGGCGAGCGACTTGTCGTTGGCGAGCCCCATGATGAGCCCCCGCTTGCCTTCCATCAGACCGGTCATGGTTTCTCCTTTTCGTATCCCAGCGCCTCTGGCGCGATCCGCGGCTCGTGCGCGCTCATCGTCGCCAGCCGCTCTTCCTCTGGCGTCTCTGCGAGCGCCGCGTTCAATTGCGCCCCGATAACGACGCCGAGCCCTACCAGCCAGAAAAACAGCAGCGTGATGATGATTCCGGCGAGCGAACCATAGGTGAGGTTGTAGCTGAAAAAGCTGCGCAGCACCTGCGGCAGCGCGACCGTCACGCCGACCCACCATAAGGTGACCGCCAGCGCGCCGGGCCATTTGGGATAGCGTTTCTTGCGGTACTGGCCGGGCGTCAGCACGTAGAACAGCGCGTAGAAAGAACCGAACAGGCCGAAACCGGGGACGAAGCGCGCCAGTGCCAGCTTGCCCAGCGCATCGCTGAGGGGCGGGAAATAGGCTGCAATGATTTGCTGCGCCGTGCCGATCATCACCTGCGCGATTAGCGAAAGCATCAGCACGATGACCGCCGCGATGATGATCCCGGTGGAGGCGAGGCGGTACCGCCAAAAGGCCTGGGTCGCCTCGGTGCCGTAGGACCGGCGCAGCAGGTCGCGAATCGTTTCGATCAGGCTGCCCACGGTCCACAGGCCCAGCAGCCCGCCCGCCCACAGCAGCCAGCCCTGCCGCGCGTCGATCACGTTGCGCGCCACGGGCTCGATCACCTCCGCCACAACCGGCGGCATCGCGAGCAGGAGGGCGTTGATGCTGGCCGCGCGCTCGCTGCTCTCGCCGAACGCGGCGAAGATTGCCGCACCGGTGATGAAGAAGGGAAAGATCGCGAGCATCGCGAGATAGGCAAGGTTGCCCGCGTAGAGGAAGCCGTCGTTGAACGTGCCCACCAGCACCCGGCGCGCAACCTCGTAGGAGCGGAAATACTTGTGTTCCGGCGCGCCGCGCGAGGTCCGCAGGGCCTGCGCCTCACGCCGCCGGTCTTCGGGGGTCAGCGAGTGGATCTGCCGGTTTTCAGGGTCGGGAAGCGCCTGTCTGAGGCGCGGAATGAGGCGGCCCATCGCCACCTCAGGTGCTCAGGTCCGCGCGTGGATCGCTTGCGTCGGTCCATCCCTCGAGTGCTTGCTGAAGCGGGCCGATATCCTCGGGCAGGACGATCTGGATCGTTACCAGCTGGTCGCCGCGGCCACCGGTCTTGCGGGAGAAGCCCTTGCCCGACAGGCGCATGGTCGTGCCGCCGCTGGTACCCGGCTTGATCGTCAGCATGACCGGCCCGTCGACCGTGGGCACGCGGACCTTGCCGCCGCGAACCGCCTCGCTCAGCGTGATCGGCAGTTCGAGCCGGACGCGGTCACCGTCGCGTTCGAAATGGGGGTGCTTGTCGATTTCGACCGTGACCAGAGCATCGCCTGCGCCGCCGGGCCCCTGTTCGCCCTTGCCGCGCAGCCGCATCTGGGTGCCGCTCTCGACCCCGGCGGGCAGTTTCAGGTCGATCGTCTTGCCGTCGGACAGGGTGATCCGCTGATCGATCAGCCTTGCCGCATCGACGAAGGGCACGCGCAGGCGATAGGCGATGTCCGCACCCTTGCGCGGGGGTGCGCTGCGCGAGCCGAAGCCGCCGCCTCTGGCGCTCCCGCCGCCCATCGGCCCGGTCCGGCCGCCGCCGAACAGGCCTTCGAACAGGTCGCCCAGATCCACGTCTTCACCGCCGAAGCCGCGAAAATCCTGGTTCGAATAGCCGCCGCGCGGCCCTGCGCCGCTGCCGCCGAACCCGCCGCCACCGAAGGGATTGGTCGGATTGCCTTCGAGGTCGATCTCGCCGCGATCGTAGCGGGCACGCTGTTCCTTGTCGGACAGCAGATCATAGGCCTTGGTGATGTCGGAAAAGCGCTCGGCCGCCTTGGGATTATCCTTGTTGCGGTCGGGATGCAGCTGCTTTGCGAGCGTGCGATAGGCGCTCTTGATCTCCTTTTCGGACGCACTGCGCCCGATGCCGAGGATGTCGTAAGCGTCTGCCATGAGCTGCTAGCTAGAATTCGCACCGGGTCCGCGCAAGGCGCTTGGCGACATAAGCCGGGTTACGCACAGCACAATCAGGCATTTGCAACGCGGGTCTCCTCGACCAGAATGGCACTCGCGTCGGGTCGCAGCGCAAGGCCGCGCAGCCCGCGCGCAAGCGTACAACTGCCCACGGGCAGCGGCTGTTCGTCCAGCGTGACTCCGTCGGACAGCGGCAGGACCAGGCACTCGCGCCCGAAACGCCGTTCGGGCAAAGCGGCAGAACCGGTGAGTTTCGCGACCCGGAAAAATGGCCCGTCGATGAGTTCGGCATAGTCACCGCTCGTCTCCCCGGCACGGGTCAGCAGAGCGTCGTCGAACGGCTGACGCCGGGCGACCCGCAGCGCCTCTTCGAGATGCAGGTCGCGCGGGCGCCCGTAATCGTACAGGCGATAGGTCACATCGCTGTTCTGCTGCACCTCCAGCAGGCTGATGCCCGGGCCGATCGCGTGGATCGTGCCGGCGGGGATTGATACGAAATCGCCCGGCTGCACTTCGAGCCACCGCACCGCGCTCTCGATCGATCCGTCGAGCGCGCATGCACGCAGTTCGTCCACGCTCATCGTCCGCTCCAGCCCGACCGCGATGGTCGCGCCGGGCTGCGCATCGAGGATGTACCAGCACTCGTTCTTGCCGCGCTGGCCCGCCGGGGCCTGCGCATCGTCGGGGTGGACCTGCACCGACAGGGCGGCATCGGTGAAGATGAATTTGACCAGCAGGCTGTCGAGCTCGGGCGGCGGATCGAACCATATTTCGCCCAGCGGCTCTTCGCCCGGATTGGTGAAAGGCGCAGGCGGCATCTGCCGACCCCACACCTTGTGCACCAGATGGGCCGGGAGCGTCCTCATGAGAGAGAGGCTCCGTCCAGCTTGCCGACATCCTGCGCCGCATCGGCCCGCATGACGAGAATTTCGTCGCCGTCGACCACCACGATCACGTCGTCCAGCCCAACCACCGATACCCGGGGCCCGTCGCTGTCGACCATCACTCCGCTGCAATCGAGCAGTTCGTAGGGCCCGCGAGAGGCGCCTCCGCGCGCCTCGCGCAGAGCATTCCAGCTGCCGATATCGGACCAGCCCATGGAGACGGGGACCATCGCTGCATGGGCGGTGTTTTCCATCACTGCGTAATCGATCGATTCGCTGCGGATCGTCTCGAACACGTTGGCATCGGGGCGGAACAGCGCCCCGTCCTCGGCGCCCTGCGCCACCGCAGCCTCGCACAGGGCCGCCATTTCCGGTCGGTGCCTGCGCAGCTCTTCCAGAAATACGTCGCGGCCGAAGGCGAAGATGCCGCCATTCCAGCTATAGCGGCCATCGGCGAGGAACCGCTGCGCTGTGGCAAGGTCGGGCTTCTCGACGAACGCGTCGAGCCGGAAGCCGTCTGCGAGCGCTTCCCCCCGCTTAAGGTAGCCATAGCCGGTGTGGGGCTTGCTCGCCTCGATACCGAAGGCCACCAGCGAGCCCTGCTGCGCCAGCTGTGCTGCGGTGCGCGCGGCCTCGCGGAATGCGCGCGCGTCGGCAATGTAATGGTCGCTGGGGCAGACCAGCAGGACGCTTCCCTCCGGTGCGCGCAGCGCGGCCAGCGCGATCGCGGGCGCGGTGTTGCGGCCTATCGGTTCGGCGATAATCGCAAGCTCTCCGCCGCCCTGCTCGCGCACCAGCGGCACGTGTGGCTCGCCCGCCACCACCATCGCAGGCGCGAATTGATCGGGATCTGCCACCCGGTCGAGCGCCTGCTGGAACAGCGTCCGCTCTCCCAGCAGCGGCAGGAAGGGTTTGGGCCGGGCAAGGCGAGAGCGCGGCCAGAGGCGTGTGCCTCCGCCGCCGCACAGGATCACGGGCTTGATTAACGCCGACATGGCCGGGTGTTTACCAAGCACTCCTTACCAAATGAATGCGCCAATTGCGGCTCTGCACGGGCGGGGCTAGGGACCGGGCATGAGCGACACCCCCCATACGCCCGCCACCAGCAGCGCGCTGCCCACGGATGGCCCGCTGGCGCTGTTCGACCAGTGGTATGCCGAAGCGCGCGCGAGCGAGCCGAACGATTCGAACGCAATGGCACTGGCAACCGCCACGCCGGAGGGTCGCCCGTCGGTGCGGATGGTGCTGCTGAAGGACTTCGGCGAGGGCGAGTTCACCTTCTACACAAACGCGCAGAGCCGCAAGGGCGAGGAAATCCGCGCCAATGCGCATGCCGCGCTGCTGTTCCACTGGAAGAGCCTGCGCCGCCAGATCCGCATCGAAGGCCCGCTCACCCAGGTAAGCGACGCGACCGCCGACGAGTATTTCCACTCGCGCTCGCGCCCGGCGCAGCTTGGCGCGGTCGCCTCCGACCAGTCGCGCCCGCTCACGGATCGCGAGGCCTTTGTCGCGCGCTACCACGAAGCCGAAGCACGCTTTGCGGGCGGCGAAGTGGAGCGGCCCGCGCACTGGACCGGGTTCACCCTGCACGCCGAGCGGATCGAATTCTGGCTCGACCGCGACAACCGCCTGCACGATCGCCGCGTGTTCCTGCGCGAGGGCGACGGCTGGACGAGCACGCTGCTGTTCCCATGAGGAGCGGGTCGGCCAGCGAGAGGGCAAACCTCGGCCGCGCCGCCGCCATCGCATCGATTTCGACCGCGCTGCTGCTGGTCGCGCTCAAGCTATGGGCGGTGTGGCAGACCAGTTCGGTGTCGCTGCTCGGCAGCCTGGCGGACAGCGCGCTCGATCTGGTGGCGAGCCTTGTCACCCTGCTTGGCGTCATCGTCGCTGCGCGCCCGGCGAGTTCCACCCACCGTTTCGGGCACGGCAAGGCGGAGGCGCTGGCAGCGATCTTTCAGGTGATGCTGATCGCGGTGTCCGCCGCAGGCATCGCCATGCGATCCGGGCAGGCGCTGGTCGAAGGCGAGCGGGTGGTCGCCGCGCAGGAAGGGATCGTGGTCAGCGTGATCGCGATCCTTGCAACCTTCGCGCTGCTTGCCTTTCAGCGTTACGTTCTCGCGCGGACGGGCTCGCTCGCGATCCATGCCGATCATGTGCATTACCAGTCGGACCTGCTGCTCAATCTCGCGGTGATCGCGGCGCTGGTGCTCGATCGCTATATCGGCGTGGCCTGGGCGGATCCGTTGTTCGGCCTCGCGATCGCCGCGTGGCTGCTGTGGGGCGCATGGCGCGCAGGCTCGGAAGCGGTCGATCATCTGATGGATCGCGAATGGCCGGAGGAAAAGCGCCGCCGCTTCGTCGAGGTCGCAGCGCACCATCCGGAACTCGCCCGCCTGCACGATCTGCGCACGCGCACCAGCGGCGGAATCGATTTTGTTCAATTTCATGTGGACCTCCCCGGCGACTACACCGTTGAGAAGGCTCACGATATCATCGACCGGGTCGAACAGGAGCTGGGCCTCGAATTTCCAGAGGCCGAGCTGCTGATCCACATCGACCCTGCCGGTCATGTCGATGAGCCCGGAAACACGCTCGTCGAGCAAGACGAGTTCGCCAAGCTGGAGAGCAAACCATGACCACGCTGCCTTACTGGCACGTCGACGCCTTCGCCAACCGGCCCTTCGCCGGCAACCAGGCGGCGGTGATGCCGCTCGCCTCGTGGTTGTCGGATGCGACGCTGCAGGCGATCGCAGAGGAGAACAATTTCGCGGAAACCGCCTTCGTGGTGCGCGATACCAGCGGCGGGGCCGACTGGGAGCTGCGCTGGTTCACCCCGACCAGCGAGGTCGCGCTGTGCGGCCATGCCACGCTGGCCGCGGGGCACGTGCTGCTGGACCCGGCCAACCGCTTCGGAAACGAAAGCGGCGACAGCGATTCTGTCACCTTCCGCACCCGCAAGGCGGGCCTGCTCGAAGTGCGGCGGGTCGAATCGGGTTATGAGCTCGCGCTGCCGATCACCAAGGTGGAGGAGGGCGAGTATCCCTCTCTGCTCAATGCACTGCACGTCTCCGCGCCGTTGTTCGAATCGGTCAGTGGGGCGGAACAGACCACCATCGTGCTGCTCGAGAACGAAGCGGAGGTCCGCGCGCTGGAGCCGGACATGCGTGCGCTCGCCAAGATCGACCGGATGGTCATCTGCACCGCGCCGGGCGACGAGACAGACATCGTCAGCCGCGTGTTCGTGCCCGCTTGGGGCGTGGCGGAAGACAGCGTGACCGGATCGGCCCACGCCGCGCTGGCCCCGTTCTGGGCCGAGCGGCTGGGGCGCGACACGATGAGCGCTTTCCAGGCCTCCGCCCGGGGCGGGCATCTGCATTGCCGGATGGATGGCGAGCGGGTGTGGCTCGGCGGACCATGCGTCACCGTGGTCGAGGGTAATTTCCACCTGCCCGAATAGGGCGTGTGGGCGGGGCCGCGCCCTCCCCTGCGTTACGGAGTGGGGTAGAGTTCCACCAGATCGTTGATCTGGCGCAGCAGCGCGCGACGCTCTTCCGCGTCCGAATGGCCCAGCCGCACGATCGTCAGCTTCTGCTTGGGCGAGACCACGATGTACTGGCCCATGTGGCCGATCGCGGCGAAGATGCCTTGCGGGTTGTCGATCGGATAAAGCTGGTTCTGCGGATCGGAGGCTTGCGTGTTAAGCCAGATCTGCCCGCCATAGAACGGCGCGGGCAGACTGGGTTCGAGCATGAAGTCGATCCACTGGCGCGGGACCAGCTGGGTCCCGCGATAGCTGCCGTGATTGCGCAGGAATTCGCCGAAGCGCG encodes:
- a CDS encoding J domain-containing protein, translating into MADAYDILGIGRSASEKEIKSAYRTLAKQLHPDRNKDNPKAAERFSDITKAYDLLSDKEQRARYDRGEIDLEGNPTNPFGGGGFGGSGAGPRGGYSNQDFRGFGGEDVDLGDLFEGLFGGGRTGPMGGGSARGGGFGSRSAPPRKGADIAYRLRVPFVDAARLIDQRITLSDGKTIDLKLPAGVESGTQMRLRGKGEQGPGGAGDALVTVEIDKHPHFERDGDRVRLELPITLSEAVRGGKVRVPTVDGPVMLTIKPGTSGGTTMRLSGKGFSRKTGGRGDQLVTIQIVLPEDIGPLQQALEGWTDASDPRADLST
- a CDS encoding mannose-1-phosphate guanylyltransferase; translation: MSALIKPVILCGGGGTRLWPRSRLARPKPFLPLLGERTLFQQALDRVADPDQFAPAMVVAGEPHVPLVREQGGGELAIIAEPIGRNTAPAIALAALRAPEGSVLLVCPSDHYIADARAFREAARTAAQLAQQGSLVAFGIEASKPHTGYGYLKRGEALADGFRLDAFVEKPDLATAQRFLADGRYSWNGGIFAFGRDVFLEELRRHRPEMAALCEAAVAQGAEDGALFRPDANVFETIRSESIDYAVMENTAHAAMVPVSMGWSDIGSWNALREARGGASRGPYELLDCSGVMVDSDGPRVSVVGLDDVIVVVDGDEILVMRADAAQDVGKLDGASLS
- the pdxH gene encoding pyridoxamine 5'-phosphate oxidase, encoding MSDTPHTPATSSALPTDGPLALFDQWYAEARASEPNDSNAMALATATPEGRPSVRMVLLKDFGEGEFTFYTNAQSRKGEEIRANAHAALLFHWKSLRRQIRIEGPLTQVSDATADEYFHSRSRPAQLGAVASDQSRPLTDREAFVARYHEAEARFAGGEVERPAHWTGFTLHAERIEFWLDRDNRLHDRRVFLREGDGWTSTLLFP
- a CDS encoding PhzF family phenazine biosynthesis protein is translated as MTTLPYWHVDAFANRPFAGNQAAVMPLASWLSDATLQAIAEENNFAETAFVVRDTSGGADWELRWFTPTSEVALCGHATLAAGHVLLDPANRFGNESGDSDSVTFRTRKAGLLEVRRVESGYELALPITKVEEGEYPSLLNALHVSAPLFESVSGAEQTTIVLLENEAEVRALEPDMRALAKIDRMVICTAPGDETDIVSRVFVPAWGVAEDSVTGSAHAALAPFWAERLGRDTMSAFQASARGGHLHCRMDGERVWLGGPCVTVVEGNFHLPE
- a CDS encoding YihY/virulence factor BrkB family protein → MGRLIPRLRQALPDPENRQIHSLTPEDRRREAQALRTSRGAPEHKYFRSYEVARRVLVGTFNDGFLYAGNLAYLAMLAIFPFFITGAAIFAAFGESSERAASINALLLAMPPVVAEVIEPVARNVIDARQGWLLWAGGLLGLWTVGSLIETIRDLLRRSYGTEATQAFWRYRLASTGIIIAAVIVLMLSLIAQVMIGTAQQIIAAYFPPLSDALGKLALARFVPGFGLFGSFYALFYVLTPGQYRKKRYPKWPGALAVTLWWVGVTVALPQVLRSFFSYNLTYGSLAGIIITLLFFWLVGLGVVIGAQLNAALAETPEEERLATMSAHEPRIAPEALGYEKEKP
- a CDS encoding class I mannose-6-phosphate isomerase, whose product is MRTLPAHLVHKVWGRQMPPAPFTNPGEEPLGEIWFDPPPELDSLLVKFIFTDAALSVQVHPDDAQAPAGQRGKNECWYILDAQPGATIAVGLERTMSVDELRACALDGSIESAVRWLEVQPGDFVSIPAGTIHAIGPGISLLEVQQNSDVTYRLYDYGRPRDLHLEEALRVARRQPFDDALLTRAGETSGDYAELIDGPFFRVAKLTGSAALPERRFGRECLVLPLSDGVTLDEQPLPVGSCTLARGLRGLALRPDASAILVEETRVANA
- a CDS encoding cation diffusion facilitator family transporter, yielding MRSGSASERANLGRAAAIASISTALLLVALKLWAVWQTSSVSLLGSLADSALDLVASLVTLLGVIVAARPASSTHRFGHGKAEALAAIFQVMLIAVSAAGIAMRSGQALVEGERVVAAQEGIVVSVIAILATFALLAFQRYVLARTGSLAIHADHVHYQSDLLLNLAVIAALVLDRYIGVAWADPLFGLAIAAWLLWGAWRAGSEAVDHLMDREWPEEKRRRFVEVAAHHPELARLHDLRTRTSGGIDFVQFHVDLPGDYTVEKAHDIIDRVEQELGLEFPEAELLIHIDPAGHVDEPGNTLVEQDEFAKLESKP
- the fabI gene encoding enoyl-ACP reductase FabI, encoding MTGLMEGKRGLIMGLANDKSLAWGIAKACAAQGAQLAFTYQGEALEKRVRPLAEQLGSEIVFPCDVSDMDNLDTAFETLKGHWDSLDFVVHAIGFSDKSELRGKYVDTSLDNFLMTMNISAYSLVAVAKRAAAMMPDGGSILTLTYYGAEKVIPHYNVMGVAKAALETSVQYLANDLGPDNIRVNAISAGPIKTLAASGIGDFRYILKWNELNSPLRRNVTIEDVGGSGLYFLSDLSSGVTGEVHHVDAGYHVVGMKQEDAPDIALG